A window of the Butyricimonas virosa genome harbors these coding sequences:
- a CDS encoding GH92 family glycosyl hydrolase, whose product MKCQVLIVCVLIFLWLGAGIPARAQCVFDPVEYVNPLMGTQSTYELSTGNTYPAIARPWGMNFWMPQTGKMGDGWAYVYTANKIRGFKQTHQPSPWINDYGQFSLMPVVGTPEFDQDKRASWFSHKGEVAKPYYYKVYLAEHDVVTEFTTTDRAALFRFTFPENERSYVVVDAFDRGSFVKIVGNNRIEGYTTRNSGGVPGNFKNYFVIEFDKSFEYRHTFADGKLSDELYQQANHTGSVIGFRTEKGEKVHARVASSFISLEQAERNLKELGDDDFDALVEKGKTEWNEVLGAIQVEGGSLDQYRVFYSCLYRSVLFPRKFYEFDAAGNIVHYSPYNGNVLSGYMYTDTGFWDTFRCLFPLLNLVYPSRNREIQEGLINTYKESGFFPEWASPGHRGCMVGNNSASVLADAYLKGVRVADVEALYAGLVHGTEHVHPKASSTGRLGNEYYNKLGYVPYNVGINESAARTLEYAYDDWCIYRLAKALGRPEEEIDKYAKRAMNYKHLFDPETKLMRGKNQDGSFMTPFSPLKWGDAFTEGNSWHYTWSVFHDPQGLIDLMGGKETFVRMLDSVFAVPPLFDASYYGGVIHEIREMTVMNMGNYAHGNQPIQHMIYLYNYAGQPWKAQYWLREVMNRMYTPGPDGYCGDEDNGQTSAWYVFSAMGFYPVCPGTDQYVLGAPLFPRVTINFENGKKIQIIASGNDDGHRYVERMRLNRKVYTKNYITHADLLKGGRIEFRMSEQPNRLRGIGDADVPYSFSLKRE is encoded by the coding sequence ATGAAATGTCAGGTGTTGATTGTTTGTGTTTTAATTTTTTTATGGCTCGGTGCGGGAATACCCGCACGAGCTCAATGTGTTTTTGATCCCGTGGAATACGTGAATCCTTTGATGGGGACGCAATCCACGTATGAGCTGTCTACCGGGAATACTTACCCGGCTATTGCTCGTCCGTGGGGGATGAATTTCTGGATGCCTCAGACGGGAAAAATGGGTGACGGATGGGCTTACGTGTACACGGCAAATAAGATTCGGGGCTTTAAGCAAACTCACCAACCCAGCCCGTGGATTAACGATTACGGGCAGTTTTCCTTGATGCCTGTTGTGGGAACTCCGGAGTTTGATCAGGATAAACGGGCGAGTTGGTTTTCGCACAAGGGGGAAGTTGCCAAACCCTATTATTACAAGGTTTACTTGGCCGAACATGATGTCGTTACCGAGTTTACGACAACCGATCGTGCGGCTCTTTTCCGGTTTACTTTCCCGGAGAACGAGCGTTCGTATGTTGTTGTCGATGCGTTTGACCGGGGTTCGTTTGTCAAGATCGTGGGTAACAATCGGATTGAGGGATATACGACTCGGAATAGCGGAGGGGTTCCGGGGAATTTCAAAAACTATTTCGTGATCGAGTTTGATAAGTCATTTGAGTATCGACATACTTTTGCCGACGGAAAGTTAAGTGATGAGTTATACCAACAGGCGAATCATACGGGAAGTGTGATCGGTTTCCGCACCGAAAAAGGAGAAAAGGTACACGCTCGGGTGGCTTCTTCGTTTATCAGTTTGGAACAGGCGGAAAGAAATTTGAAAGAGTTGGGAGATGATGATTTCGATGCATTAGTGGAAAAAGGTAAGACGGAATGGAACGAGGTGCTGGGGGCGATTCAAGTGGAGGGCGGTTCGCTGGATCAATATAGGGTATTTTATTCCTGTCTGTATCGTTCGGTGCTTTTCCCGCGTAAGTTTTACGAGTTTGATGCGGCGGGAAATATCGTGCATTATAGCCCGTATAATGGTAACGTGTTATCGGGATACATGTATACGGATACGGGGTTCTGGGATACCTTCCGTTGCTTGTTTCCTTTGTTGAATCTGGTTTACCCTTCCCGAAACCGGGAGATTCAAGAGGGGCTGATTAACACGTACAAGGAAAGCGGTTTTTTCCCAGAATGGGCGAGTCCGGGACACCGGGGATGTATGGTCGGGAATAATTCGGCTTCTGTTCTGGCGGATGCTTATTTGAAAGGGGTTCGGGTTGCCGATGTCGAGGCGTTGTACGCGGGATTGGTGCACGGGACTGAACACGTGCATCCCAAGGCTTCTTCCACTGGACGTTTGGGCAATGAGTATTATAACAAGTTGGGATACGTGCCTTATAATGTGGGGATTAATGAGAGTGCGGCCCGCACGTTGGAATATGCTTATGACGATTGGTGTATTTATCGGTTGGCGAAAGCTTTGGGACGTCCGGAGGAAGAAATCGACAAATATGCGAAACGGGCGATGAATTATAAACATTTGTTTGATCCGGAGACGAAGTTAATGCGGGGAAAGAATCAAGATGGGAGTTTTATGACCCCGTTTTCTCCTTTGAAGTGGGGGGATGCTTTTACGGAAGGAAACAGTTGGCACTATACGTGGTCCGTGTTTCATGATCCGCAGGGGTTGATTGATCTGATGGGGGGAAAAGAGACTTTTGTCCGGATGCTGGATTCTGTTTTTGCCGTACCTCCTTTGTTTGATGCCAGTTATTATGGGGGAGTGATTCACGAAATCCGGGAAATGACCGTGATGAATATGGGAAATTATGCTCACGGGAATCAGCCGATACAGCATATGATTTACTTGTATAATTATGCCGGACAGCCTTGGAAGGCGCAGTATTGGTTGAGAGAGGTGATGAACCGGATGTATACTCCCGGTCCGGACGGGTATTGCGGGGACGAGGATAACGGGCAGACATCGGCATGGTATGTGTTCTCGGCCATGGGGTTCTATCCCGTGTGTCCGGGGACGGATCAATACGTGTTGGGGGCCCCGCTTTTCCCAAGAGTAACGATTAATTTCGAGAACGGGAAAAAAATACAGATCATTGCTTCGGGGAATGATGATGGGCATCGTTATGTCGAACGAATGAGGTTGAATAGGAAGGTTTACACGAAGAATTATATTACTCATGCAGATTTGTTGAAGGGCGGTCGAATTGAATTCCGGATGAGCGAGCAGCCGAATAGACTCCGGGGTATTGGAGATGCGGATGTACCTTATTCATTTTCGTT
- a CDS encoding Gldg family protein gives MKKIYKLALTELQTLFYSPVAWLILVIFLFQVGMTYCSILEPKVMGQELGRMQGNLTMSIFSGLRGLFEAIQRNLYFYVPLLTMGLMSREFGSGSIKLLYSSPITNTQIILGKFLAMMVYGLCMLGGVFVVVLYSACIVQNFDMPVVLAGMLGIYLLFCTYASIGLFMSSLTSYQVVAAIGTIAIFAMLGYVGNSWQHVEFVRDLTYWLAINGRASQFANGMICSEDVVYFILVSALFISLSVLRLNAVRQKSTLAMNLGRYVGVCVLAIILGYFTTLPVLKLYYDATRMKVNTLTQNSQDIVKMAEGGMTITTFSNLIAPSRNTFASPEAINRDKERLSKFIRFKPEIKLKYVYYYDTTTNVVLDRHFPNHTLREKMAEVAEVWKLDTAKVRPYEEVVAQYPELAGEAKNFVRLIERESGEKTFLRIYDDMIVHPDEKEIAAAIKRIVMKLPKVGFVTGHGERDINKGGDRDYLRFSYDKPARYALINQGFDVCEVRLEQDIPEEINILVIADVKTAYSPEEYAVLSRYIDRGGNLLIAGEPRRVEEMNPIVEPLGVRFLPGVLVRPTEDYPADLILGKATPATVTDIAYAFTSMVRFGTVATMPSCCPMEYSEDKGFRVIPMLMSDSTGVWNELETTDFLDDTVRLNTAIGEIEKSWPLALALQRQVGDKVQKIVVLGDADCLSNGEGSRNRREIAATNYLLMSGSFYWLSDGEVPVDTRREAAPDRKIELGKAGMRVTTWLFWWVLPGLLLITGIIVWIRRRGR, from the coding sequence ATGAAAAAGATATATAAATTGGCATTGACGGAGTTGCAAACGTTGTTTTATTCGCCGGTAGCCTGGTTAATTCTGGTTATTTTCTTGTTTCAAGTTGGAATGACTTATTGTTCTATTCTTGAACCAAAGGTGATGGGGCAGGAATTAGGGCGTATGCAAGGGAATTTGACGATGTCTATATTTTCAGGATTGAGAGGGTTATTCGAGGCGATTCAACGGAATCTGTATTTTTATGTTCCCTTGTTGACGATGGGATTGATGAGTCGGGAATTCGGTAGTGGTTCTATAAAACTTCTGTATTCTTCTCCGATCACGAATACTCAAATTATTTTGGGTAAGTTTCTTGCCATGATGGTGTACGGGTTATGTATGTTGGGGGGAGTTTTTGTCGTGGTATTGTATAGTGCATGTATCGTTCAGAATTTCGATATGCCGGTTGTTTTGGCGGGAATGTTGGGAATATATTTATTATTTTGTACTTACGCATCTATCGGTTTGTTCATGTCTAGTTTAACTTCTTATCAGGTAGTTGCGGCAATTGGAACGATCGCTATATTTGCCATGTTGGGATACGTTGGGAATTCTTGGCAGCATGTTGAATTTGTACGGGATTTGACTTATTGGTTGGCTATTAACGGACGTGCCAGTCAGTTTGCCAATGGGATGATCTGTTCTGAGGATGTTGTGTATTTTATTCTGGTTTCAGCCCTTTTTATCTCGTTGTCAGTCTTGCGTTTAAATGCAGTTCGGCAGAAGAGTACTTTGGCAATGAATCTGGGAAGATATGTTGGAGTTTGTGTGTTGGCTATTATACTCGGCTATTTTACGACATTGCCCGTGTTGAAATTGTATTATGATGCAACTCGAATGAAAGTAAATACATTAACTCAGAATAGTCAGGATATTGTGAAAATGGCTGAAGGAGGAATGACAATTACTACTTTCTCGAATTTGATAGCGCCGTCGCGTAATACGTTCGCTTCGCCTGAAGCTATAAATCGGGATAAAGAGCGTTTGTCTAAATTTATCCGTTTTAAGCCTGAGATTAAATTGAAGTATGTTTATTATTATGATACGACGACGAACGTGGTGCTGGACCGTCATTTCCCGAATCATACTTTACGGGAGAAAATGGCAGAGGTGGCTGAAGTTTGGAAGTTGGATACCGCAAAGGTGCGTCCTTACGAGGAGGTAGTTGCACAATACCCGGAATTGGCTGGTGAAGCAAAGAATTTTGTACGTTTGATCGAACGGGAAAGTGGAGAGAAGACTTTTTTAAGGATATACGATGATATGATCGTGCATCCGGATGAAAAGGAGATTGCGGCGGCGATCAAGCGGATTGTGATGAAACTGCCAAAAGTGGGTTTTGTAACGGGACATGGCGAACGGGATATAAACAAAGGGGGAGATCGTGATTATTTACGTTTCTCTTACGATAAGCCGGCTAGATATGCTTTGATTAATCAAGGTTTTGACGTGTGTGAAGTTCGTTTGGAACAGGATATCCCGGAAGAAATAAATATTTTGGTTATAGCGGATGTCAAGACTGCTTATTCTCCGGAAGAATATGCCGTGTTGAGTAGATATATAGATCGTGGGGGAAATTTATTGATAGCGGGAGAACCCCGGAGAGTAGAAGAGATGAATCCGATCGTGGAACCATTGGGAGTTCGTTTTCTTCCGGGTGTGTTGGTGCGTCCGACAGAGGATTATCCGGCAGATTTGATATTAGGTAAAGCTACTCCGGCAACAGTTACGGATATTGCTTATGCTTTTACTTCTATGGTGCGTTTTGGGACGGTGGCTACCATGCCTTCTTGTTGTCCGATGGAATATTCAGAGGATAAAGGTTTTCGGGTGATACCGATGTTGATGAGCGATTCTACCGGGGTTTGGAATGAGTTGGAGACAACGGATTTTCTGGATGATACCGTGCGATTGAATACGGCTATCGGGGAAATAGAAAAGTCGTGGCCGCTAGCTTTAGCTTTACAACGTCAGGTGGGTGATAAAGTACAAAAAATTGTGGTGTTGGGAGATGCCGATTGTTTGAGTAACGGAGAGGGGAGTCGAAATCGTCGGGAGATTGCTGCCACGAATTATTTACTTATGTCCGGTTCTTTTTACTGGTTGTCGGATGGTGAGGTACCTGTTGACACTCGTCGGGAGGCGGCTCCGGATAGAAAGATTGAGCTAGGAAAGGCGGGGATGCGTGTGACTACTTGGTTATTCTGGTGGGTGTTGCCGGGATTGTTGTTGATAACCGGGATTATCGTGTGGATAAGGAGACGAGGACGATAG
- a CDS encoding ABC transporter ATP-binding protein, giving the protein MEQPIVKVEHLFHRYSVHWAVKDINLEISKNGIYGLLGSNGAGKSTTMNIMCGVLKQTEGDVFIRGIDTRKHPVEAKRLIGFLPQKAPLHVDLTVEEYLKHCANMRDIPGKQVGEAIDRVLEQCNITHFRNRLIRNLSGGYQQRVGIAQAIIHNPDFVVLDEPTNGLDPNQIAEVRNLIKKIAEDRTVILSTHILPEVQAVCDHIFMIENGQLIFSGTVRDFDNYIIPNTIFVSLRENPGEAELKELEGVLDVSYLGGIHYRLKYNDAVDVIDRVVEASVRKGWHLTEIRQEKSSLDSIFAELSKKSK; this is encoded by the coding sequence ATGGAACAACCAATTGTGAAGGTGGAACATCTTTTTCACCGGTATTCGGTTCATTGGGCCGTTAAAGATATAAATTTGGAAATAAGTAAGAATGGTATTTACGGGTTATTGGGGTCGAATGGTGCAGGTAAGTCAACCACGATGAATATTATGTGCGGGGTTTTGAAACAGACCGAGGGAGACGTGTTTATTCGGGGAATCGATACTCGTAAACATCCGGTGGAGGCTAAACGTCTGATCGGTTTTTTACCGCAAAAGGCCCCGTTACACGTGGATCTTACGGTGGAGGAGTATTTGAAACACTGTGCCAATATGCGGGATATCCCGGGTAAACAGGTTGGAGAGGCGATAGATCGGGTTTTAGAACAATGTAATATAACACATTTCCGAAATCGGTTGATTCGTAATCTTTCCGGTGGTTACCAGCAACGGGTTGGGATTGCTCAAGCGATTATTCACAATCCTGATTTTGTTGTGCTGGATGAACCGACGAACGGGTTGGATCCGAATCAAATTGCAGAAGTTCGGAATTTAATTAAAAAGATAGCCGAAGATCGTACGGTGATTCTTTCAACGCATATATTGCCGGAAGTGCAGGCTGTGTGTGATCATATTTTTATGATTGAAAACGGACAATTAATTTTCTCGGGAACGGTACGGGATTTTGATAATTATATTATCCCGAATACGATATTTGTTTCTTTGCGGGAAAATCCGGGTGAGGCAGAACTGAAGGAGTTGGAGGGAGTGCTTGACGTGAGTTATTTAGGGGGAATTCATTATCGTCTGAAGTATAATGACGCCGTGGATGTGATAGACCGGGTGGTGGAAGCCAGTGTACGTAAAGGCTGGCATTTAACTGAGATTCGTCAGGAAAAGAGTTCTTTGGATTCGATATTTGCAGAGTTGTCTAAAAAAAGTAAATAG
- a CDS encoding PKD-like family lipoprotein yields MNKISYISLAAGVLMLNGCYEDKGHYDYTPTNGITLEVNPQNKTYYLGERYFYSPKVTYEQEGDSVNFSYWWEIMDKKEGVAAVDTACVGFDLDFYPNAEKSVGVRMCAMDLRTNVVHSSDEVTLTGQAALSQGWLILSEKSGESALSYIRPEMTDDKKCFYTEYPDLYKTLYPDESLGSGPKRLRQIIHNNSTVVVVIQESGSLYLNGSSYIKEMTVAQDFVGDVPVGLNVKDFFWGNGVDFLLDENGNLYSRDYLGDGRNVDLFTTPFTGVRMQLEGERLNIRDIIFTGKPTAAFFNAFNDAENRRLLWFGSGYNTSAIKRFYPIRMLDVDTLINLNDYGDWDLLYMRSGQESSWSDIPTFALFKRGDVVKALNMQVAYFVPTVNPPFSAIAMSSCDQSNFDGAKYLSEDSKFYRLRQRGYFFFSSGNTIYWYDLSTKKAYKFDEVEGGDVIVDLETNSSETELGVVTANGIFATFTIKNEHLFDPTHLIYQKEGFGRIVDLEFKWSNWNKYNIPKADE; encoded by the coding sequence ATGAATAAAATTAGTTATATTAGTCTTGCGGCCGGGGTATTGATGCTGAATGGCTGTTACGAGGATAAAGGGCATTATGATTATACTCCCACGAATGGGATTACTTTAGAGGTGAATCCGCAGAATAAGACGTATTATCTGGGAGAGCGTTATTTTTATTCTCCTAAAGTGACATACGAGCAAGAGGGAGATTCCGTGAATTTCAGTTATTGGTGGGAGATAATGGATAAAAAAGAAGGTGTTGCCGCTGTTGACACGGCTTGTGTCGGTTTCGATCTGGATTTTTATCCTAACGCGGAAAAGAGTGTAGGGGTGAGAATGTGTGCTATGGATTTGCGCACGAATGTTGTGCATTCTTCCGATGAGGTGACGTTGACCGGACAGGCGGCTTTGAGTCAAGGCTGGTTGATTTTGAGCGAGAAAAGCGGAGAGTCAGCTTTGTCATATATTCGGCCGGAAATGACGGATGATAAAAAGTGTTTCTATACGGAGTACCCGGATTTGTACAAGACACTTTACCCGGATGAGAGTTTGGGGAGTGGGCCGAAGCGGTTGAGACAGATCATACATAATAATAGTACGGTTGTGGTCGTGATTCAAGAGAGTGGGTCATTGTATTTGAACGGGTCGTCTTATATTAAAGAGATGACTGTAGCCCAGGATTTCGTGGGAGATGTACCTGTCGGATTGAACGTGAAGGATTTCTTTTGGGGAAACGGGGTGGATTTTTTGTTGGATGAGAATGGAAATTTGTATTCTAGGGATTATTTGGGTGATGGTAGGAATGTTGATTTATTCACGACTCCTTTCACGGGAGTACGTATGCAGTTGGAAGGGGAACGTTTGAATATCCGGGATATCATTTTTACCGGAAAACCCACGGCGGCTTTTTTTAATGCTTTTAACGATGCGGAAAATCGTCGGTTGTTGTGGTTCGGGAGCGGGTATAATACTTCTGCTATCAAGAGGTTTTATCCGATCCGAATGCTTGACGTGGATACGTTGATAAATTTGAATGATTACGGGGACTGGGATTTGTTGTATATGCGTTCCGGGCAGGAATCGTCGTGGAGTGATATACCCACTTTTGCCCTTTTCAAGAGAGGAGACGTTGTGAAAGCTTTGAATATGCAGGTGGCTTATTTTGTTCCCACGGTAAACCCGCCTTTTTCTGCAATAGCCATGTCTAGCTGTGATCAATCGAATTTTGACGGGGCGAAGTATTTGAGTGAAGATTCTAAGTTTTATCGGTTGAGGCAACGCGGGTACTTTTTCTTTTCGAGTGGTAATACGATTTATTGGTATGATTTGTCGACCAAGAAAGCTTATAAGTTTGATGAAGTTGAAGGGGGAGATGTGATCGTGGATCTTGAGACCAACTCGTCGGAAACTGAGTTAGGTGTTGTGACGGCTAATGGGATTTTTGCGACGTTTACGATAAAGAATGAACATCTTTTTGACCCCACGCATTTGATTTATCAGAAAGAGGGTTTTGGTCGAATTGTTGATCTTGAATTTAAATGGTCGAATTGGAATAAGTATAATATACCGAAAGCCGACGAGTAA
- a CDS encoding DUF4843 domain-containing protein, whose amino-acid sequence MNKIYVIFLVLVFFSCSEEKIMRYNAPENYIRFTSTYRDSVRVSFVNYPTENSFEVKLPVEIAGSVLASALDYEVVVDKDMSTGIEGTHFSLERVTFGAGVFSDTLRMKLNRTADMKEDEFRIVLRLKDNGNFTVIPSDNDYAIVRVSDKMSQPDWWDRGIVNDYLGTYSDDKYTLFIIVTNQTDLSEASPAEKRAYALQFKYWLEDQEKAGVTEYNGIKLAGITVPVRG is encoded by the coding sequence ATGAATAAGATATATGTTATTTTCCTTGTTTTGGTGTTTTTCTCTTGTAGTGAAGAGAAGATTATGAGGTATAATGCACCGGAGAATTATATTCGCTTTACGAGTACCTATCGGGATTCGGTAAGGGTGTCGTTTGTCAATTACCCGACAGAAAATTCGTTTGAGGTAAAGTTACCGGTAGAGATTGCGGGAAGCGTACTCGCTTCGGCTTTGGATTACGAGGTGGTTGTGGATAAAGATATGAGTACCGGTATTGAGGGTACTCACTTTTCGCTGGAACGAGTGACTTTCGGGGCCGGTGTTTTTTCAGACACGTTACGGATGAAGTTGAATCGTACGGCAGATATGAAAGAGGATGAGTTCCGGATTGTTTTGCGTTTAAAAGATAATGGGAATTTCACGGTTATTCCTTCGGATAATGATTATGCCATTGTGCGAGTAAGTGATAAAATGTCTCAACCGGATTGGTGGGATCGGGGTATCGTGAATGATTATTTGGGTACGTATAGCGATGATAAATATACGTTATTTATTATCGTTACGAATCAAACGGACTTGAGTGAAGCATCGCCAGCAGAGAAACGTGCTTACGCTTTGCAGTTTAAGTATTGGTTGGAAGATCAGGAAAAAGCTGGTGTGACGGAATATAATGGGATTAAACTTGCGGGAATTACAGTTCCGGTGAGAGGTTAA
- a CDS encoding RagB/SusD family nutrient uptake outer membrane protein, whose protein sequence is MKRTWNKICAGIIACVTCWSCNDWLDVDSSTTVTQEQLYGSYEGFRTAINGLYYLISQQDLYGRDLTWGAASVLGQNYDNKEVNARYWDLTSYTYGTSSANKITDPIWKRAFNVIANCNNLIQQVETKDTTFFPYGKVERDLVLGEALGMRALMHFEIMRLYAPAPVQDDGKRYIPYVTSYPLHFPEKETVDYVMGRIIEDLEAAKTCLAYHDTLYNVSAVKSVEARIKANMSTVKGGLFFNGRATRMNYFAASALLARAYLWNGDKVNALRCANDVYAYGPDGLSGKNWFFFTKVTDMGEASTKNDVYRKMYEDILFTAVNQTEYELFEADRGPGSFYYLKNTDLLFGEDKDDCRLKVLIGGDYTSLRWQSPDALTDKAKDVIAYQGPLAPVIRLSEVYHIMCECLADTDLSRAVSILQALRVAREAKIPLNVTSKNEFLEILYNDIIRETLSEGGSFYMHKRLGRDMYNGEEDPIDMTGRWVVPVPESETDI, encoded by the coding sequence ATGAAAAGAACATGGAATAAAATATGTGCAGGGATCATAGCTTGTGTCACGTGTTGGTCTTGTAATGATTGGTTGGACGTGGATTCCAGTACAACCGTGACTCAGGAGCAGTTATACGGGAGTTACGAGGGGTTCCGGACAGCGATAAACGGGTTGTATTATTTGATTAGTCAACAGGATTTGTACGGGCGTGATTTGACATGGGGTGCAGCCAGCGTGTTGGGGCAGAATTATGACAACAAAGAGGTTAATGCTCGTTATTGGGATCTGACAAGTTATACCTACGGTACTTCGAGTGCAAATAAAATAACAGATCCGATATGGAAGCGGGCGTTTAACGTGATTGCAAATTGTAATAATTTGATACAGCAGGTAGAAACGAAGGATACAACGTTTTTCCCTTACGGGAAAGTGGAACGGGATTTAGTGTTGGGAGAAGCTTTGGGGATGCGTGCGTTGATGCATTTTGAGATCATGAGGTTGTATGCCCCGGCCCCCGTGCAGGATGATGGCAAGCGGTATATTCCTTACGTGACGAGTTATCCTCTTCATTTTCCGGAGAAAGAGACTGTTGATTACGTGATGGGGAGGATTATCGAGGATTTGGAAGCAGCAAAGACATGTTTGGCATATCATGATACGTTGTATAATGTGTCAGCTGTTAAAAGTGTGGAAGCCAGGATTAAAGCGAATATGTCGACGGTGAAAGGCGGGTTGTTTTTTAACGGGCGCGCTACGCGGATGAATTATTTTGCCGCTTCGGCTTTGTTAGCCCGGGCATATTTGTGGAATGGGGATAAGGTGAACGCTTTGCGGTGTGCTAATGATGTTTATGCCTACGGACCGGATGGTTTGTCCGGGAAGAATTGGTTCTTTTTCACGAAAGTAACCGATATGGGGGAAGCTAGTACTAAAAATGATGTGTATCGTAAGATGTATGAGGATATTTTGTTCACGGCGGTAAATCAAACCGAGTATGAGTTGTTCGAGGCCGATCGGGGACCGGGTAGTTTTTATTACTTGAAAAATACGGATTTGCTTTTTGGAGAAGATAAGGATGATTGTAGGTTGAAAGTGTTGATTGGCGGTGATTATACTTCTTTGAGATGGCAAAGCCCGGATGCCTTGACGGATAAGGCTAAAGATGTAATCGCATATCAAGGGCCTTTGGCTCCGGTGATTCGCTTGAGCGAGGTGTATCATATTATGTGTGAATGTTTGGCTGATACGGATTTGTCCCGTGCGGTATCGATTCTTCAAGCTTTAAGAGTTGCCCGTGAAGCGAAAATTCCTTTGAACGTAACGAGTAAAAATGAGTTCTTGGAAATCTTGTATAATGATATTATCCGGGAGACATTGTCGGAGGGAGGTAGTTTTTATATGCACAAGCGTTTGGGACGGGATATGTATAATGGGGAGGAAGATCCGATTGATATGACGGGGCGCTGGGTTGTTCCCGTACCGGAGAGTGAAACTGATATTTAA